A window from Moritella yayanosii encodes these proteins:
- a CDS encoding outer membrane lipoprotein — MMRLHISTLVVILLITGIETGCVGNPYGDTYAVSDTRQIQHVSYGVIIRAAPVNIEGDKGSSTVGTIAGGAVGGILGSKIGGGSGSDIAAIGGAILGGVAGNKAAQGLTKRHGVNLTIKLDSGKTIAVVQEINPNMLFRTGQRVQINQQGGTARVVPLN; from the coding sequence ATGATGAGACTCCATATTTCAACATTAGTAGTAATATTACTTATAACAGGGATCGAAACAGGCTGCGTAGGTAACCCTTATGGTGATACCTACGCTGTCAGCGATACTCGGCAAATACAGCATGTTTCTTACGGTGTAATCATTCGCGCAGCACCAGTCAACATTGAGGGCGATAAAGGCAGTAGTACCGTTGGCACCATTGCAGGTGGCGCGGTGGGTGGTATATTAGGGTCTAAAATCGGTGGTGGTTCTGGCTCAGATATTGCGGCAATAGGCGGGGCTATTTTGGGAGGAGTTGCAGGTAATAAAGCAGCTCAAGGGCTCACGAAACGTCACGGCGTTAATTTAACCATCAAACTGGATTCCGGTAAAACGATTGCTGTGGTACAAGAAATAAACCCAAATATGTTATTTAGAACAGGTCAGCGGGTACAAATAAACCAGCAAGGTGGCACAGCGCGGGTTGTTCCGCTTAATTAA
- a CDS encoding M16 family metallopeptidase gives MLFRAIPITTLAVIISLLSACGSYQNNDLNTHKKETEKVVTTQTYQSQDQLPMRPDLITYQLDNGLDILLLPRSKSGVELRLLVNSGSLHETDQQLGLAHFVEHMAFKGTRNFPDKQSFLALESQGLMLGSHINAATSFNTTVYRLSLPDNNNTELALNVLSDWASEISFDNDAFNAEREVIVEEWRLHQGSAYRINNQLETLRYQGSRFAHRNTIGDINIIRHAPVSQAKAYYKRWYQPQRMTLVVTGSFDQTDIKKQINDYFANKPAGNTPAEPSSWHQFKHNSQLESKLIFDPERAGRMLQLTLQNDLPSALNTTNGQWRDLIESTWIAVLNQRLDILTDHDKIKFARMNSKSSLLNANRVQALLIAKPKGDDYADTFAILTRELQRLATEPVTQAELDNVADIYIAKLSRQAANEQAYENSYLADRLVNSVSNHMPMLNKQQELAMAIQWLEALTPEHLQASVIETLTNSAPKIAIIGPDIDKGKITASELTHIWQQARQSVPGPFTLEAKTQDLLITAPDAIKTTQALNTKTILLNQTGKNKALTEQLTLENNMTVVIHSDSNLQGDVQFDLKIKGGNSLASNKQLGSVNWALNLAERCGYGGYSARQLAKFSRKEDLLVNAYSQQLYHGFRGKAPADNMNKLLSLIYLKLSSPNSCTDKLANMQESYYLGQTKLPAERKFYNALTTASFNQSQRLVSSASGPWNKFTSQQLHTLYQQLFSHPEQMQLTISGPVDIERLKPLLSQWLGNIVTIPETTDHAINISEKQEQQGWLDHNIKPLNQAMQQTFAIGSSPKAMVQIHYSADTQWTLQRQLGLQLIDEMTNLRLRNKIRGEASGVYVINMSQLLAKYPSAYYFARLNFTSAPERAGELAQLANKEIQKIARKGFSFAELKQAKKTWLLAQHQREKYSSYWLQALSQRTIEDGITNLNELTQLNTIVSEMSIETINQIANELMGHAQKTFILMPKPLPMV, from the coding sequence ATGTTATTTAGAGCTATACCAATCACAACACTTGCAGTAATAATCAGCCTACTCAGTGCCTGTGGTAGTTACCAAAACAACGACCTAAACACCCATAAGAAAGAAACAGAAAAAGTAGTAACAACTCAAACTTACCAATCTCAAGATCAGTTACCAATGCGTCCCGATTTGATTACCTATCAATTAGATAATGGACTCGATATTCTATTGTTACCAAGAAGCAAGTCAGGTGTCGAGCTTAGGTTATTGGTAAACTCAGGTTCATTACATGAAACAGATCAACAACTGGGACTCGCTCATTTTGTTGAACATATGGCATTTAAAGGGACACGTAATTTTCCTGACAAACAGAGCTTTTTGGCACTAGAATCTCAAGGCTTAATGCTGGGCAGCCATATTAATGCCGCGACCAGTTTTAATACCACCGTTTATCGCCTGTCATTACCGGATAACAACAATACTGAATTAGCCCTAAATGTCTTATCAGACTGGGCAAGTGAAATTAGTTTTGATAACGACGCATTTAATGCAGAACGCGAAGTTATTGTCGAAGAATGGCGGTTACACCAAGGCAGCGCTTACCGAATTAACAACCAGTTAGAAACTTTGCGCTACCAGGGTAGCCGTTTTGCTCACCGTAATACTATCGGTGACATTAACATAATCCGTCATGCGCCAGTCAGCCAGGCTAAAGCTTATTATAAACGTTGGTACCAGCCCCAACGCATGACACTTGTTGTAACCGGGAGCTTTGATCAAACCGATATAAAAAAACAAATTAATGATTATTTTGCAAATAAACCCGCGGGTAACACACCTGCCGAACCTAGCAGTTGGCATCAATTTAAGCATAATTCACAACTTGAAAGTAAGTTAATTTTCGACCCGGAACGCGCGGGTAGAATGCTACAACTGACCTTACAAAATGACCTACCATCAGCACTTAATACCACGAATGGCCAGTGGCGAGATCTCATTGAGTCAACCTGGATTGCAGTGCTTAATCAGCGTCTTGATATTCTCACTGACCACGATAAAATTAAATTTGCTCGAATGAATAGTAAAAGTAGTTTATTGAATGCTAACCGAGTTCAAGCATTACTCATCGCGAAACCTAAAGGTGATGATTACGCCGACACCTTTGCGATTTTAACGCGAGAACTGCAACGTCTAGCAACAGAACCGGTTACACAAGCCGAACTCGATAACGTGGCTGATATATACATAGCAAAACTATCCCGCCAAGCCGCCAATGAACAAGCATATGAAAATAGTTACCTTGCTGATCGTCTTGTAAATTCAGTATCTAATCATATGCCGATGCTCAACAAGCAACAAGAACTGGCGATGGCAATCCAGTGGTTAGAAGCGCTAACACCCGAGCATTTACAAGCATCTGTCATTGAAACATTAACGAATAGTGCACCCAAAATCGCTATTATCGGGCCTGATATCGACAAAGGCAAAATAACGGCATCTGAATTAACCCATATCTGGCAACAAGCTCGCCAATCGGTACCTGGACCTTTTACTTTAGAAGCCAAGACACAAGATCTGCTCATTACAGCCCCTGATGCCATAAAAACAACCCAAGCACTCAACACGAAAACCATTTTGTTGAACCAAACTGGAAAAAATAAAGCATTAACTGAACAATTAACCTTAGAAAACAACATGACGGTTGTCATTCATTCAGACTCGAATTTGCAAGGTGATGTACAATTCGATCTTAAAATAAAAGGCGGTAATTCGTTAGCAAGTAACAAACAACTGGGCTCAGTTAATTGGGCATTAAACCTAGCTGAACGCTGTGGTTACGGTGGTTATAGTGCACGTCAACTCGCGAAGTTTTCTCGTAAGGAAGACCTCTTAGTTAACGCATACAGCCAGCAGCTATATCATGGATTTCGCGGTAAGGCACCTGCCGATAATATGAATAAGTTACTTAGTTTAATCTACTTAAAACTAAGCAGTCCAAACAGCTGCACTGATAAATTGGCTAACATGCAAGAAAGCTATTATTTAGGTCAAACCAAGTTACCGGCAGAACGTAAATTCTATAATGCACTGACCACAGCCAGCTTTAATCAAAGTCAGCGTTTAGTGTCTTCAGCATCCGGTCCTTGGAACAAATTTACAAGTCAGCAACTGCACACATTATATCAACAACTATTTTCTCATCCCGAACAGATGCAACTGACTATTTCTGGACCCGTTGATATTGAGCGACTAAAACCATTATTATCTCAATGGCTAGGTAACATAGTTACGATACCAGAGACGACAGATCACGCCATAAATATAAGTGAAAAACAAGAACAACAAGGCTGGCTAGACCACAACATTAAGCCGCTTAATCAAGCTATGCAGCAAACGTTTGCGATTGGCAGCAGTCCAAAAGCGATGGTGCAAATACATTACAGTGCTGACACACAATGGACATTACAACGTCAACTCGGATTACAGTTGATTGATGAAATGACTAACTTAAGATTGCGTAATAAAATTCGCGGTGAGGCATCCGGTGTTTATGTTATCAACATGTCTCAGTTATTAGCCAAATACCCTAGTGCCTATTATTTTGCACGTCTAAACTTCACTAGCGCACCCGAACGGGCAGGAGAATTAGCTCAATTAGCAAATAAAGAAATACAAAAGATCGCACGTAAGGGTTTCTCTTTTGCCGAGCTTAAGCAAGCAAAAAAAACCTGGCTACTGGCTCAACATCAGCGTGAGAAATATAGCAGTTACTGGCTACAAGCATTAAGTCAACGAACCATCGAAGACGGGATCACCAATCTCAATGAACTAACTCAATTGAATACGATTGTATCCGAAATGAGTATCGAAACTATTAATCAAATAGCAAATGAACTTATGGGGCATGCACAAAAAACGTTTATTTTAATGCCTAAACCTCTTCCTATGGTGTAA
- a CDS encoding ABC transporter ATP-binding protein/permease, protein MQKLTLFWQLIKPFWFAKERNSALLLLTIVIILSLSSVWFSVQINQWNGDFFNALQQLDGPVLYELLQFFAGLIAAFILVMVYTDYLKKKLIINFRSWMTTYLCEKWLSKYSDHYRLRLQKSEPDNPDQRIAEDVDIFIQISLDLLLSFLRSVVTLGSFLTILWQLSGTLSFTLFGRELNIPGYMVWACVGYTLIGTVITHLIGKPLQALNFNQQKREADFRRALISRREHSAAIAGQGGEQQEQQSLKVYFSAVITNWYQLMHCERNLGFFTVGYAQVSMLAPIFFALPKFLSGALKLGGLMQIKMAFMQVSSALSWIIYAYQDIAKWGATVERLAAFINALDELEEPEPTPTPNSKTIALKSNIKLYLTDGSPLLTAQSMTLKLGELTMIQGRSGIGKSTLFKALAGYWPHFTGQIQRIESIYWIPHSLYLPDVDLARQLCYPKNSTDFSDTELQDTLHKIGLPHLCEQLYSQVNWKQQLSAGEQQRLMFARLLLNRPKLIFIDETTSSLDIDAASNLITLLKAELPQSAIAFISHQVALTQYADQVIYIEDDKINDKTGHDLNLVNTINIA, encoded by the coding sequence ATGCAAAAACTCACTTTATTTTGGCAATTAATCAAACCTTTTTGGTTTGCTAAAGAACGTAATTCAGCATTACTTCTACTTACGATAGTAATCATATTAAGCTTATCTTCGGTTTGGTTTAGTGTGCAAATAAACCAATGGAATGGTGATTTTTTTAATGCTTTACAACAACTCGATGGCCCTGTTCTCTATGAATTATTGCAATTCTTTGCAGGTCTAATTGCAGCCTTTATTCTGGTCATGGTGTACACAGATTATTTAAAGAAAAAGCTCATTATTAACTTCCGTAGCTGGATGACTACGTATTTATGTGAGAAATGGTTATCCAAATACAGCGATCATTATAGACTAAGGTTGCAAAAATCCGAGCCCGATAATCCTGACCAGCGTATTGCCGAAGACGTTGACATATTTATTCAAATCTCCTTAGATTTACTGTTATCTTTTTTACGTTCGGTGGTAACTCTGGGATCCTTTCTCACCATTCTCTGGCAACTATCAGGTACGCTTTCTTTCACACTATTCGGTCGTGAACTCAATATTCCCGGTTATATGGTTTGGGCCTGTGTTGGTTACACTCTCATTGGTACAGTGATCACACACCTGATTGGTAAGCCACTACAAGCACTTAATTTTAATCAACAAAAACGTGAAGCTGATTTTCGTCGTGCATTGATCTCACGCCGAGAGCACAGCGCAGCAATCGCAGGGCAAGGAGGAGAACAACAAGAACAACAGAGTCTTAAAGTATACTTCTCGGCGGTGATTACGAACTGGTATCAATTGATGCACTGTGAACGTAATTTAGGCTTCTTTACCGTTGGCTACGCACAAGTGTCCATGTTGGCACCAATTTTCTTCGCATTACCGAAGTTTCTTTCTGGAGCACTAAAACTAGGCGGATTAATGCAAATAAAGATGGCCTTTATGCAAGTGTCCAGTGCGCTTAGCTGGATTATCTATGCTTATCAGGACATCGCTAAATGGGGTGCGACTGTCGAGCGTTTAGCCGCATTTATAAATGCACTGGATGAACTTGAGGAGCCGGAACCTACACCGACACCAAACAGTAAAACGATTGCATTAAAGAGTAATATTAAACTGTATCTCACCGATGGTAGTCCCTTGTTAACTGCGCAATCAATGACACTAAAGCTGGGCGAATTAACCATGATACAAGGTCGTTCTGGCATAGGTAAATCTACACTATTCAAAGCCTTGGCAGGTTACTGGCCCCACTTCACTGGTCAAATCCAACGTATTGAATCTATATATTGGATCCCCCATAGTTTATATTTGCCCGATGTCGATCTTGCTAGACAACTCTGCTACCCGAAAAACAGTACTGATTTCAGTGATACTGAACTGCAGGACACATTGCATAAAATAGGATTACCACACCTATGCGAACAACTATATAGCCAAGTTAATTGGAAACAACAGCTATCCGCAGGTGAACAACAACGCCTTATGTTCGCACGTCTGTTACTCAATCGACCTAAATTAATTTTTATTGATGAAACCACGAGTTCACTTGATATTGATGCAGCCAGTAACTTAATCACATTATTAAAAGCAGAACTACCGCAGAGTGCCATTGCATTCATTTCACATCAAGTCGCGCTAACCCAATATGCCGACCAGGTGATCTATATTGAGGACGACAAGATCAATGATAAAACCGGTCATGATCTGAATTTAGTTAACACAATTAATATCGCGTAG
- a CDS encoding c-type cytochrome, protein MKKIALLILAGLVTIPAIAADIEAGKAKTGMCMACHGVAGISSIPMYPNLAGQKAMYLVKQLKDFKSGKRPDPTMKGMVMALSDADIVNVAAYYASLK, encoded by the coding sequence ATGAAAAAAATAGCATTATTAATCTTAGCCGGACTGGTTACAATACCAGCGATAGCTGCTGATATCGAGGCTGGTAAGGCTAAAACCGGTATGTGCATGGCCTGTCATGGTGTCGCGGGGATCTCATCGATCCCTATGTACCCGAACCTAGCCGGACAAAAAGCTATGTATCTGGTGAAACAGCTGAAAGATTTTAAATCTGGTAAGCGCCCAGATCCAACCATGAAAGGCATGGTCATGGCATTATCGGATGCTGATATTGTTAATGTAGCTGCTTATTACGCGAGTCTTAAATAA